The proteins below are encoded in one region of bacterium:
- a CDS encoding AsmA family protein, producing the protein MKKSFFWLLIVVLVVLLTLGITFAFFGGAVVKRSVNTLGPAVLGVPVSLQDARFMPMRGQLRLSGLHIGNPKGFKTEMLLDVGVIDMELNMASLFSDTIEIRKIQVNDPQITFEQGLTRSNLGAYLDQLSGGKKEPATPADKTQSGRKVVIDELTLTGGKVKLSVTAAMGLSAPIPLATVTMKNIGRESGAEGTGIADIVRIITEAVMKTVVDAIGGAGGLAIEGFKAVGGGVVKVGQGTIDTLKSLGSSKAAEGVKELGQGAVLVGGSAVEGVKQLGSKVGGAVSGVFSGGETNTPAPAAK; encoded by the coding sequence ATGAAAAAGAGTTTTTTCTGGTTGTTGATCGTCGTGTTGGTTGTGCTGTTAACTCTGGGCATTACCTTCGCGTTCTTTGGTGGGGCGGTAGTCAAGCGATCGGTCAATACTCTCGGGCCTGCCGTGCTAGGGGTTCCGGTTTCGCTTCAAGACGCACGATTCATGCCGATGCGCGGACAATTGCGCCTTTCCGGCCTGCATATCGGTAACCCGAAGGGATTCAAGACGGAGATGTTGCTCGATGTCGGCGTGATTGACATGGAACTGAATATGGCTTCACTCTTCTCGGATACGATCGAGATCCGGAAAATTCAGGTGAATGACCCGCAAATCACTTTCGAACAGGGGTTGACCCGAAGCAATCTGGGTGCGTACCTCGATCAACTGAGTGGGGGCAAAAAAGAGCCTGCCACGCCGGCGGACAAGACGCAGTCAGGCAGGAAGGTTGTAATTGATGAATTAACGCTTACAGGGGGGAAGGTAAAGCTCAGCGTCACTGCGGCAATGGGGCTTTCGGCTCCCATTCCCCTGGCGACGGTGACTATGAAAAATATCGGTCGGGAGAGCGGTGCCGAGGGGACGGGTATAGCAGATATTGTTCGCATCATTACTGAAGCGGTGATGAAGACGGTGGTCGACGCCATTGGTGGGGCTGGGGGCCTGGCTATCGAGGGGTTCAAGGCCGTTGGGGGAGGTGTCGTGAAAGTTGGCCAAGGCACGATAGACACTCTGAAGTCGCTTGGCAGCAGCAAGGCGGCAGAGGGGGTCAAGGAACTGGGGCAGGGAGCCGTTCTGGTTGGGGGCTCGGCCGTGGAAGGGGTGAAGCAACTCGGCAGTAAAGTGGGCGGGGCGGTTAGCGGGGTCTTCAGTGGTGGTGAAACGAATACGCCCGCTCCCGCGGCGAAGTGA
- a CDS encoding SulP family inorganic anion transporter: MDLIAGLTAAAIVIPKAMACAVIAGLPVAAGLYTALAAMLVYPLLGTSRPLSVTSTSAIAMLTAAQVTATIAVGTSASAMSIASTLALLVGGVQIMARLLRLGFLANFISKPVLIGFEAGVGLVILIGQLNSVLGVHVASHSTISILGELAGQFSHVHGPTALTALAGIIILLLVPRLLPRVPASLVWVTVSIAAAAAFGLEAWGIKLVGALPSGLPSLAIPNLSLVAQLWPAALGIALMSFTESVATARTFCHRDDPPVNTNRELFAIGAANVAASLVGGMPAGGGASQTAVAEKAGTRSQLAQWVNAGMVLVSLLVLSRVIGLLPQAALGALIVVVAVSMIKPAQFRAIARVRRDELAWAFVTLAGVVLLGTLAGILIAVAISLLTLMYQANHPPVYAVAYNREKDIFRRAGEHAGDELVPGLLMLRTEGRLTFANAANAGEKMKALVAEYTPRVIVLECSAIPDIEYTALVMLAEAEENLRTRGVALWLAAVNPDLLKLIERSPLGAALGHDRMFFNLSKVLEAYRITEVRQRA; the protein is encoded by the coding sequence TTGGATCTGATTGCCGGTCTGACGGCCGCCGCCATTGTGATTCCCAAGGCGATGGCCTGTGCGGTCATCGCGGGGCTGCCGGTCGCGGCAGGGCTCTATACCGCGCTGGCCGCGATGCTGGTGTATCCCCTTCTGGGTACCTCGCGTCCATTAAGTGTCACCAGTACTTCGGCCATCGCCATGCTGACGGCGGCTCAGGTCACGGCCACGATTGCCGTCGGAACCTCTGCCAGCGCGATGTCTATTGCCTCCACGTTAGCCCTCCTAGTAGGCGGGGTTCAGATTATGGCGCGGCTGTTGCGACTGGGGTTTCTGGCTAATTTCATTTCAAAGCCGGTTCTCATCGGTTTCGAGGCTGGCGTGGGCCTGGTCATTTTGATTGGCCAGTTGAACTCGGTGTTGGGGGTCCATGTCGCAAGCCACTCGACGATCAGCATTCTGGGCGAATTGGCCGGACAGTTTTCACATGTCCACGGGCCAACAGCTTTGACGGCCCTGGCGGGTATCATCATTTTGCTGCTGGTGCCTCGCTTACTCCCGCGAGTGCCTGCCTCTCTGGTATGGGTTACCGTAAGTATTGCGGCGGCCGCGGCCTTTGGCCTTGAGGCGTGGGGGATCAAGTTGGTGGGCGCCTTGCCCTCAGGTCTGCCATCCCTTGCAATACCCAATCTCTCTCTGGTGGCGCAGTTGTGGCCCGCGGCGCTGGGGATTGCCCTGATGTCGTTCACCGAATCCGTGGCTACGGCGAGAACATTTTGTCATCGGGATGACCCGCCGGTCAACACCAACCGGGAGCTGTTTGCGATAGGTGCGGCAAACGTGGCGGCGTCATTGGTGGGCGGGATGCCTGCGGGCGGTGGCGCCTCCCAAACGGCAGTGGCCGAGAAGGCCGGTACGCGCAGTCAACTGGCGCAATGGGTCAACGCGGGAATGGTCCTGGTCAGTCTGCTGGTTCTTTCCCGTGTTATTGGCCTTTTGCCGCAGGCGGCCCTGGGCGCCCTGATCGTGGTGGTTGCCGTCTCCATGATCAAGCCGGCTCAATTCCGTGCCATTGCCCGGGTGCGACGTGATGAACTGGCCTGGGCGTTCGTGACCCTGGCAGGCGTGGTTCTGCTGGGGACGCTTGCGGGCATTCTGATTGCCGTGGCCATTTCCCTTTTGACATTGATGTATCAGGCCAACCATCCGCCGGTTTACGCGGTCGCCTATAACCGCGAGAAGGATATTTTCCGGCGCGCAGGTGAGCATGCCGGTGATGAACTGGTGCCCGGGCTGCTGATGTTGCGGACCGAAGGTCGGTTGACATTTGCCAACGCCGCCAACGCAGGCGAAAAGATGAAGGCGTTGGTGGCCGAATACACCCCGCGCGTCATCGTCTTGGAGTGCAGCGCGATTCCCGATATCGAATATACCGCTCTCGTCATGCTTGCCGAAGCCGAGGAAAACTTGCGCACTCGGGGTGTGGCTTTATGGCTGGCTGCAGTCAATCCGGATTTGCTCAAGCTCATCGAGCGTTCGCCATTGGGCGCGGCGCTGGGGCATGACCGGATGTTTTTCAACCTGTCCAAAGTCCTTGAGGCCTATCGAATAACTGAAGTCCGGCAAAGGGCATAA
- the dprA gene encoding DNA-processing protein DprA: protein MMQGVGPVTVRTLATHLGSVPAIFDADKPALMSAPGVSREVVGKILDQRTRLDPDQEERAAATIGAHLITPVDAEYPKRLLQIYDPPLALYVQGALQLRDEHGVAMVGSRRTSHYGLETAERLATQLAHSGVTVISGLARGIDTAAHKGALKGKGRTVAVLGGALDCMFPPENAELASQIARQGAVLSEYPMGRQPDKTTFPVRNRIVSGLSKGVTVVEADVASGAMITAHQALDQGRTVFAVPGRIDSFGARGPHKLIKNGAKLVESVEDILEELGCLIPTPVRPEGASVLATLTEAEAGLVTVIAEDGEADLDTLIRRSGRKPSEISALLLGLELKRVVKMLPGQRVALKNRA from the coding sequence ATGATGCAGGGAGTGGGCCCGGTGACGGTGCGGACCTTGGCCACCCACCTGGGGTCGGTACCCGCTATTTTTGATGCCGACAAGCCTGCGTTGATGAGTGCCCCGGGGGTAAGCCGGGAGGTGGTGGGCAAGATCCTGGACCAGCGGACCCGCCTTGATCCGGACCAGGAAGAGCGGGCGGCCGCCACCATCGGCGCCCACCTGATCACCCCGGTGGATGCCGAATACCCCAAGCGGTTGCTGCAGATCTATGACCCGCCCTTGGCGTTGTATGTGCAAGGCGCCCTCCAATTACGCGATGAGCATGGGGTGGCTATGGTGGGGTCGCGCCGGACATCGCATTATGGACTGGAAACCGCCGAGCGGTTGGCCACGCAGTTGGCACACAGCGGGGTCACGGTGATCAGCGGTCTGGCGCGCGGGATCGATACCGCCGCCCATAAGGGGGCACTCAAGGGAAAAGGCCGGACCGTGGCGGTGTTGGGCGGGGCGTTAGATTGCATGTTCCCGCCCGAAAATGCCGAATTGGCCAGCCAGATTGCGCGGCAGGGGGCGGTGTTATCGGAATATCCCATGGGGCGCCAGCCGGACAAGACCACCTTCCCGGTCCGGAACCGGATTGTCAGTGGTCTCTCCAAAGGGGTGACCGTGGTGGAGGCGGATGTGGCCAGTGGCGCGATGATCACCGCCCATCAGGCGCTGGATCAGGGGCGGACGGTCTTTGCGGTTCCCGGCCGGATCGATTCATTTGGCGCCCGCGGCCCGCATAAATTGATCAAGAATGGCGCGAAATTAGTGGAAAGTGTGGAAGACATTCTCGAGGAGCTGGGGTGCTTGATCCCGACTCCCGTGCGGCCCGAGGGGGCGTCTGTCCTGGCCACCTTGACGGAGGCGGAGGCCGGTCTGGTGACGGTGATCGCCGAGGATGGGGAGGCGGATCTGGACACCCTGATCCGCCGGTCGGGCCGGAAACCGTCTGAAATCAGCGCCCTGCTTTTGGGGTTGGAGTTGAAGCGTGTGGTCAAAATGTTGCCTGGGCAGCGTGTGGCTTTAAAGAATCGGGCATGA
- the topA gene encoding type I DNA topoisomerase, with the protein MGKNLVIVESPAKAKTINKILGADYVVKASMGHIRDLPVKSLGVDPEKNFKPQYEVTPDRKKIVKELSDIAEGCDAIYLAPDPDREGEAIAWHLKALLKGKVPDDQFFRVTYNEITPRAVREAFANPSEINEKLVNAQQARRILDRIVGYKVSPLLWSRIRRGLSAGRVQSVALRLVCEREMAIRAFIPEPFWLFGADVRKEVEPRDPFALRLARIKGGKGEVKTPELAEQVRNELQGRQLRVKDIIKRELSKRTFPPYITSSLQQAGSRVFDFTPSRTMKIAQKLYEGMDLGDGPTGLITYMRTDSFNIAQDALATCRTYIEQEYGKEYLPEKPNFFKSRGNAQEAHEAIRPTDVNRTPDKMAHVLTPDELKLYSLIWQRFVASQMAPARIEQKTVEVETTGSAGEVPDYLFRATASQVVFPGYMKVSGVQKKVKEKDAADKEDGAEEEPEVDQLPHVEKGELLEVLKWLEERKETQPPGRFSEASLIKALEENGVGRPSTYASILGTLYDRRYIAKEKKAISPTDIGLQVNAMLVQYLNELFEVKFTAGMELQLDDIEAGKIEWTDMLRNFYGNFVEWMKAAKGPAPDAVKVGHVLAILNHIKEWGPEVKRGRRTYSDKIFSESIRVQMEKGEKPLSMRQFESLGRIALRYREQIPGIETTITDSGLGLLLEEKPDVPPEPSTVEKMALLKGMEFDAPKARRGRTFDEKKFVDSLQRRVDQNRELSPAQMNVVNRMVLKYADRIPDFETIKSRLGLEAQGPQVEDPECVALLDQLKNVTEWKEAVEKKGKTFDDKTFYVSLSRQYEQRKSLTPRQKSALKRMVKKYAPPAPEDVAAAE; encoded by the coding sequence ATGGGTAAAAATCTCGTCATCGTTGAGTCACCTGCCAAGGCTAAGACCATCAATAAGATTCTGGGTGCAGATTATGTGGTAAAGGCCTCCATGGGTCATATCCGCGACCTGCCGGTCAAAAGCCTGGGCGTGGATCCGGAAAAGAATTTCAAGCCGCAGTATGAGGTGACTCCGGATCGCAAAAAAATCGTCAAGGAACTGTCGGATATCGCCGAAGGCTGTGATGCCATCTACCTGGCGCCCGATCCTGACCGGGAGGGGGAGGCGATTGCCTGGCATCTCAAGGCGCTGTTGAAGGGGAAGGTGCCGGATGACCAGTTTTTCCGGGTGACCTATAATGAGATCACCCCGCGCGCGGTGCGCGAGGCGTTTGCCAATCCCTCTGAAATCAATGAAAAGCTGGTGAATGCCCAGCAGGCCCGCCGCATCCTGGACCGGATTGTCGGGTATAAGGTCAGTCCGCTGCTCTGGAGCCGTATTCGCCGTGGCTTGAGTGCCGGTCGTGTGCAGTCAGTGGCCCTGCGGCTGGTCTGTGAGCGCGAGATGGCCATTCGCGCCTTTATTCCTGAACCGTTCTGGTTGTTTGGTGCCGATGTGCGGAAGGAAGTGGAGCCCCGTGATCCCTTCGCGCTCCGGTTGGCCCGGATCAAGGGCGGCAAGGGGGAGGTCAAAACCCCGGAACTCGCCGAGCAGGTCCGAAACGAGCTTCAGGGCCGTCAGTTGCGCGTCAAGGATATCATCAAGCGTGAGTTATCGAAGCGGACCTTCCCGCCCTACATCACCAGCAGTCTTCAGCAGGCTGGCTCGCGGGTATTTGATTTCACGCCCAGCCGCACCATGAAAATTGCCCAGAAATTGTACGAAGGGATGGATCTCGGGGACGGGCCGACCGGCTTGATCACCTATATGCGTACGGACTCTTTCAATATCGCGCAGGATGCGCTGGCCACCTGCCGCACCTATATTGAACAGGAATATGGCAAGGAGTACCTGCCCGAAAAGCCGAATTTCTTCAAGAGCCGCGGGAATGCCCAGGAGGCACATGAGGCCATCCGCCCCACGGATGTGAACCGCACCCCTGACAAAATGGCCCACGTGCTCACGCCGGATGAACTCAAACTCTATTCCCTGATCTGGCAGCGGTTTGTAGCCAGTCAGATGGCGCCCGCCCGGATTGAGCAGAAGACCGTGGAGGTCGAGACCACCGGTTCAGCCGGGGAGGTGCCCGATTATCTGTTCCGGGCGACGGCCTCCCAGGTCGTCTTTCCCGGCTATATGAAAGTCAGCGGCGTCCAGAAGAAAGTCAAGGAGAAGGATGCGGCGGACAAGGAAGACGGGGCGGAGGAGGAGCCGGAAGTCGATCAGCTGCCTCACGTGGAAAAGGGCGAGCTGCTGGAAGTCCTGAAATGGCTGGAGGAGCGCAAAGAGACCCAGCCCCCGGGCCGCTTCAGTGAAGCCTCGCTTATCAAGGCCCTCGAAGAGAACGGGGTGGGGCGCCCGAGCACCTATGCGTCGATTCTCGGGACGCTGTATGATCGCCGCTATATTGCCAAGGAGAAGAAGGCCATTTCGCCGACGGATATCGGGTTGCAGGTCAATGCCATGCTCGTTCAGTACCTTAACGAATTGTTCGAGGTGAAATTCACCGCCGGGATGGAGTTGCAGCTGGATGATATTGAGGCCGGCAAGATCGAGTGGACAGACATGCTTCGCAATTTCTACGGAAATTTCGTCGAATGGATGAAGGCGGCCAAGGGGCCGGCGCCGGATGCCGTCAAGGTGGGCCATGTGTTGGCGATCTTGAATCACATCAAGGAGTGGGGGCCTGAAGTCAAGCGGGGCCGCCGCACCTACAGTGACAAGATCTTCTCCGAGTCCATCCGCGTTCAGATGGAAAAAGGGGAGAAACCGTTATCGATGCGTCAGTTCGAATCGCTGGGCCGCATTGCGCTGCGCTATCGGGAACAGATTCCGGGGATCGAGACGACCATCACCGATTCCGGGTTGGGGTTGCTCTTGGAAGAGAAGCCGGATGTGCCGCCGGAGCCTTCGACTGTGGAGAAGATGGCGTTGCTTAAGGGGATGGAGTTTGATGCCCCCAAGGCCCGGCGTGGCCGCACCTTTGACGAGAAGAAATTTGTCGACTCCCTGCAACGGCGGGTGGACCAGAATCGCGAGCTCTCGCCAGCGCAGATGAATGTGGTGAACCGGATGGTGTTGAAATATGCCGACCGGATCCCCGATTTCGAGACCATCAAGTCACGGCTGGGGCTGGAAGCGCAAGGCCCGCAGGTCGAAGATCCCGAATGTGTGGCCCTGCTGGACCAGCTGAAGAACGTCACCGAGTGGAAAGAGGCGGTTGAGAAGAAGGGCAAGACCTTTGATGACAAGACCTTTTATGTGTCCCTCTCCCGGCAGTACGAGCAGCGTAAGTCGCTGACACCCCGTCAGAAATCCGCCCTCAAGCGGATGGTGAAGAAATATGCTCCGCCCGCCCCCGAAGACGTAGCAGCGGCTGAATAG